In Spirosoma sp. KUDC1026, the sequence GCTCCCTAAGGCCTTTCGTAACACGCCACAACACCAATCAGCCTCCATGGTGTTGGAAACGGACCAACTTAATACGTATCGACTATACAGATCGATGATGGCCATCAGGTACATATATCCGGTCGCCATGGGTACATAGGTAATGTCAGTAGCCCAAACTTGGTGGACCCGCACAATGACCAACCCCCGCAGCAAATAGGGATAAATTGTCTTAACCCCCTGAATGACTGGACAAAATTGTAAAAACAGTTTAGTCCTTTTACATTCAGATACCATGAGCAAATTAAGGCGGAGTTTTACTCCCGATGACCGCTATTCTATCGTCCAGGAAGCCATTCGTGACGGCCATGCCGAGACTTGTCGAAAATACAATCTATCTCCTTCGCTGCTGCGCAAGTGGAAATTGAAGTATTTGAGTAAAGGCAAAGAAGGCCTCAAAGATTCTTACGCACGCGTCGATCCCCAGCTTCGAGTGCTCGAAGAAGAAAATGAACGCCTGAAGCGGATTGTAGCAAAACAAGCTTTGGAACTGGAGATCAAAAGTGAGCTACTAAAAAAAACTCCTATTCACTCCAGGAGAAGCTAGCACTCATGAAACAGTTTGAAAATCAAGTAAGTCGTACCCTGTTATGCCAGTGGCTTAGTGTACCTCGGAGCGTGTTTTACTACCAACCACAATCAGGTAGACCTGGAGCACGCCCCAGCCAGGTAACCATGAAACGGGATGGATCGTGGGTAGACAACCAACTGGTCGTGGTCAGTATTCGGCAACTGCTGGATGTTGAGTTCAATGCCCTTGGCTACGAATACATCACCCACGAGTTGAAAAAAGAATACTTAATCAATAAGAAAAAGGTGTATCGACTCATGCAAGAGCATAATTTA encodes:
- a CDS encoding transposase — protein: MSKLRRSFTPDDRYSIVQEAIRDGHAETCRKYNLSPSLLRKWKLKYLSKGKEGLKDSYARVDPQLRVLEEENERLKRIVAKQALELEIKSELLKKTPIHSRRS